Genomic segment of Nitrososphaerota archaeon:
GTTTTGAGTTTAGTCATTTCATCAATGCTATACCCTATCCCCTCCCTCCCTATGCCCGATTCCTTCCAGCCACCGAACGGGAAGTACCCAACGCCGTGCCTAGGTAGATCATTTATTGTTACCTCACCCACCTCAAGCCCCTTAGCTACTTTCCACATACGGTAGAAGTTCTTTGTGAATACGCAAGCATCTAAACCGTATCTTGACTTACTAGCTAGCGTCAGAGCTTCGTCTTCATTTACGACCTCAATAATGGTAACTACAGGACCAAAAGTTTCCTCCCAGACTATTTTAGCATCTAGAGGCACATCATCTAACACGGTAGGCTGATAGAAGCATCCGTTAAACCCTCCGCCAGCCAATATCTTCGCCCCCTTCTTCACAGCATCCTCAACTAGAGAATGCACCCTCTCAACAGCGCTGCGGTTAATCAAAGGACCTATACGAGTCTCTGGAATCCTAGGATCTCCTACCACCCAATATTTCACTTCATCTAACACAAGCTTGACGAACTCAGAATGAACATCCTTCTGAACGGCAATTACGCTGATCGCGTCACATCTCTGTCCAGAGTTCTTCAATGCGCCTTCAACGCAGCATTTTGCCGCATGTTTTAGGTCTGCGTCATCTAACACTATAGCTAAACCTTTTCCACCGAGCTCGAGGTGTAGATGCTTTAACTGTGCGAGGCTGGCTATCCTCTTCCCCACAGCTGTACTTCCTGTAAAAGATATCATTCCAACCCGCTCGTCTTTGACTAAGTATTCGCCTACAGCCCCTACCCCAGTTATCGTGTTCAAAACACCTTTAGGTAAACCCGCTTCCTCAAGCACTTTTGTGAACAGAAGGAGCGAAATAGGGTCTTCACTCGAGCCCTTAACTACCACGGCGTTGCCTGAAAGTAAGGCTGGTATTATCTTGGCTGAAGCGGTATAGAGAGGATAGTTAAAAATGGTGTGATAGCTCCGACAACACCTATAGGCTCCCTTATAACCAAAGCAAATTTGCCTGAGGTGCCCTCAGACCAGTCTCCAGGTATATATTCGCCATAAATCTTCCTTGCCTCCTCAAGTGTCAAATGTAGCCTCTCTAGCGTAGCTTTGACCTCACCTTTAGCGTCACTCTGCGTCTTTCCAGCCTCCAGCATAAGCATTCTTACAAACTCATCTTTGTGCTCCCACAGAATCTGCTCAGCCCTTCTGAATATTTGTATGCGATCTATCCCCGGTATCTCTCTAATCCTCTCTTTATTTGAATACGCCGAGTCGACCGCTCTTTTTACGTCCTCATTGGTTGCAGCAGGAACCTTAGCGATGCTCTTGCCGTTTATAGGCGTATCCACAGCGAAGAGTTCTCTTGAACTTGACTCAACCCACGAGCCCCCAACGTACATTCTGAAGCAAGGTATACCCTCCGTGTCTTGACACCAGATCCCATCGAAAAAGTTTGAAAGCTTTAAATCAAGGTTTTCTTTGGTCATCCACAATAGAAAAGGGGCTGCTTCGGCAATATTAACCTATATGTGTAAGCTTAAGATAATGGATCGCTTAAGCCTACCCAACAGCAGTCATTACTATAGGCTGATTTATCTGCGAGAGGTGGTTTAGGTCGCCTTAAGTGACTTCACCTTCTCTTTAACAATCTTCGCTTCCTCGCGTGAAAGAGATACGCCGTAGGGTCGCTGCTGCTTCAACCTCCTCAGCGTGGGTTCTGTGAAGACTTCCTCTGCCGCTATAGGCTGCTTGTATTCCACAAGCCCCTCAAGCTCCACAACGTAATCCCAATTATGGCTGATAGCAAAATCGTAACCGCTATCAAAAGGGTGTAGCTTTCCTACATAGATACAAACGCCTTCGCCTACAAGAAGATATTTACCACTCTCTTCGCTCTTCATTA
This window contains:
- a CDS encoding aldehyde dehydrogenase family protein; amino-acid sequence: MTKENLDLKLSNFFDGIWCQDTEGIPCFRMYVGGSWVESSSRELFAVDTPINGKSIAKVPAATNEDVKRAVDSAYSNKERIREIPGIDRIQIFRRAEQILWEHKDEFVRMLMLEAGKTQSDAKGEVKATLERLHLTLEEARKIYGEYIPGDWSEGTSGKFALVIREPIGVVGAITPFLTILSIPLQPR
- a CDS encoding aldehyde dehydrogenase; translation: MCFGYKGAYRCCRSYHTIFNYPLYTASAKIIPALLSGNAVVVKGSSEDPISLLLFTKVLEEAGLPKGVLNTITGVGAVGEYLVKDERVGMISFTGSTAVGKRIASLAQLKHLHLELGGKGLAIVLDDADLKHAAKCCVEGALKNSGQRCDAISVIAVQKDVHSEFVKLVLDEVKYWVVGDPRIPETRIGPLINRSAVERVHSLVEDAVKKGAKILAGGGFNGCFYQPTVLDDVPLDAKIVWEETFGPVVTIIEVVNEDEALTLASKSRYGLDACVFTKNFYRMWKVAKGLEVGEVTINDLPRHGVGYFPFGGWKESGIGREGIGYSIDEMTKLKTVVFNLEPAGLGKLKHLHPPQQ